The following are from one region of the Streptomyces fradiae genome:
- a CDS encoding glycosyltransferase family 2 protein — MTVDVVLPCLDEAEALPWVLSRIPAGWRAIVVDNGSSDGSAGIAAGLGATVVTEPRRGFGAACHAGLLASDAEYVCFCDCDASLDPGLLPGLVAAVADGSADLLLGRRRPTARGAWPVHARAGNLALSWLLRRRTGLRLHDLGPLRAARREALLGLGLTDRRSGYPLQMVVRAADAGWRVREVDVPYLPRAGRSKVTGTWRGTWQAVHDMRRVLDEPAPTRGTTTAGVRP, encoded by the coding sequence ATGACCGTAGATGTCGTCCTTCCCTGTCTGGACGAGGCCGAGGCGCTGCCCTGGGTGCTCTCCCGCATCCCGGCCGGCTGGCGGGCGATCGTCGTCGACAACGGCTCCAGCGACGGCTCCGCCGGCATCGCGGCCGGCCTCGGGGCCACCGTGGTGACCGAGCCCCGGCGCGGTTTCGGTGCCGCCTGCCACGCCGGGCTGCTCGCCTCCGACGCCGAGTACGTCTGCTTCTGCGACTGCGACGCCTCCCTCGACCCCGGCCTGCTGCCGGGCCTCGTCGCCGCGGTGGCCGACGGCTCCGCCGATCTCCTGCTCGGCCGCCGCCGGCCCACCGCGCGCGGCGCCTGGCCGGTCCACGCCCGGGCGGGCAACCTGGCGCTTTCCTGGCTGCTGCGCCGCCGCACCGGCCTCCGGCTGCACGACCTCGGCCCGCTGCGGGCCGCCCGCCGCGAGGCGCTCCTCGGGCTCGGGCTCACCGACCGGCGCAGCGGCTACCCGCTCCAGATGGTCGTGCGGGCGGCCGACGCGGGCTGGCGGGTGCGGGAGGTCGACGTGCCGTATCTGCCCCGGGCCGGACGGTCGAAGGTGACCGGCACCTGGCGGGGCACCTGGCAGGCGGTCCATGACATGCGCAGGGTGCTCGACGAGCCGGCGCCGACGCGCGGGACCACGACGGCCGGAGTGCGCCCGTGA
- a CDS encoding NAD-dependent epimerase/dehydratase family protein — MRVLVTGGAGFIGTQIVDALLARGHDVVSYDVLLPSAHSGPPRAARPGEELVVADVRDGTAVAEALRGVDAVCHQAAMVGLGKDFADAPEYVGCNDLGTAVLLAAMAGAGVRELVLAGSMVVYGEGRYECARHGVVRPAPRHEADLAAGRFEPGCPLCGAALTPGLVTEDAPADPRNVYAATKLAQEHLGAAWSRATGGRTVSLRYHNVYGPGMPRDTPYAGVASLFRSALARGEAPRVFEDGGQRRDFVHVRDVAEAAALALEAAHGLAAGSFTAYNTGSGDPRTVGDMARALAHAYGGPPPITTGEYRLGDVRHVTADSSRLRRELGWKPQVEFEAGMREFARAELR; from the coding sequence ATGCGGGTATTGGTCACCGGCGGAGCCGGATTCATCGGAACCCAGATCGTCGACGCGCTCCTCGCGCGCGGCCATGACGTCGTCTCCTACGACGTCCTGCTGCCGTCCGCGCACTCCGGTCCGCCGCGCGCGGCGCGCCCCGGTGAGGAGCTGGTCGTCGCGGACGTCCGGGACGGCACGGCCGTCGCGGAGGCCCTGCGGGGCGTGGACGCGGTGTGCCACCAGGCGGCGATGGTGGGCCTGGGCAAGGACTTCGCGGACGCGCCGGAGTACGTCGGGTGCAACGATCTCGGCACGGCGGTGCTGCTCGCCGCGATGGCCGGGGCCGGGGTGCGGGAGCTGGTCCTCGCCGGCTCGATGGTGGTCTACGGCGAGGGCCGCTACGAGTGCGCCCGGCACGGTGTGGTCCGGCCGGCCCCGCGCCACGAGGCGGATCTGGCCGCGGGCCGCTTCGAGCCCGGCTGCCCCCTGTGCGGGGCCGCGCTCACGCCGGGCCTCGTGACCGAGGACGCGCCGGCGGACCCGCGCAACGTCTACGCGGCGACGAAGCTCGCACAGGAACACCTCGGCGCCGCCTGGTCCCGCGCGACCGGCGGCCGGACGGTGTCGCTGCGCTACCACAACGTCTACGGCCCCGGCATGCCCCGGGACACCCCCTACGCCGGAGTGGCCTCCCTGTTCCGCTCCGCGCTCGCCCGCGGCGAGGCCCCCCGCGTCTTCGAGGACGGCGGCCAGCGCCGCGACTTCGTCCACGTCCGCGACGTCGCCGAGGCGGCGGCCCTGGCCCTGGAGGCCGCGCACGGCCTGGCCGCCGGCTCGTTCACCGCGTACAACACCGGCAGCGGCGATCCCCGCACGGTCGGGGACATGGCCCGCGCGCTCGCCCACGCGTACGGCGGGCCGCCGCCGATCACCACGGGCGAGTACCGGCTGGGCGACGTCCGCCACGTGACGGCGGACTCGTCCCGGCTCCGCCGGGAGCTCGGCTGGAAGCCGCAGGTCGAATTCGAGGCGGGAATGCGGGAGTTCGCGCGCGCGGAGCTGCGCTAG
- a CDS encoding alpha/beta hydrolase, translated as MTAFVLVSGPFTGGWVWDEVAERLRRAGAAAYPVTLTGMAGDERAGTQTETDLETHIGDVLRAIDEAGTGPDAGEVVLVGHDYGIHPVLGAADRRAGRIARVVYLDAGLPGDGDPASAFVPDPTAVGRAGADGLVPPPSGAEWARWGSTEGLSAADLARLDRLAAPQPVRTLTQPLRLTGSPFDRPTTGVLCTANGPGISGVEMLLAAGPPRFRVLASPTVTFFELETGHWPMLSAPGPLAEALLGAAADEGVRLSVPETASPFEGGGFLLDVPERPSERHGPIDLYLPEAEGPRPAVLFVHGGPVSPDQKPTPRDSAFFQGYGRYVAGLGVVGVTLDHRLYGLADYPHAAGDLARALELLRTDPRVDPDRIALWIFSGGGLLAADWLAAPPPWLRCVALNYPVLAPLSDWRQVDARFRPAEALTAASPPVVLTRAGLEHPPFQETVDAFLAVAERTGAEVELIDVPLAHHGFEAIDHLPETREAVTRAAASVVRHLTAGR; from the coding sequence ATGACCGCTTTCGTGTTGGTGTCCGGGCCCTTCACCGGCGGCTGGGTCTGGGACGAGGTGGCGGAGCGGCTGCGGAGGGCCGGGGCCGCCGCGTACCCGGTGACGCTCACCGGCATGGCGGGCGACGAGCGCGCCGGTACGCAGACGGAGACGGACCTGGAGACGCACATCGGGGACGTGCTGCGGGCGATCGACGAGGCGGGGACCGGCCCGGACGCGGGCGAGGTCGTCCTCGTCGGGCACGACTACGGCATCCACCCCGTCCTCGGCGCCGCCGACCGGCGGGCCGGGCGGATCGCGCGGGTGGTCTACCTGGACGCGGGGCTGCCGGGCGACGGGGATCCGGCCAGCGCCTTCGTCCCGGACCCGACCGCCGTCGGGCGGGCCGGCGCGGACGGGCTCGTACCCCCGCCGTCGGGGGCGGAGTGGGCACGGTGGGGCAGTACGGAGGGCCTGTCGGCGGCGGATCTGGCCCGGCTCGACCGGCTGGCCGCGCCGCAGCCGGTGCGCACCCTGACCCAGCCGCTGCGGCTGACCGGCAGCCCGTTCGACCGGCCGACGACGGGCGTGCTGTGCACCGCGAACGGCCCGGGGATCTCGGGCGTGGAGATGCTGCTCGCCGCGGGCCCGCCGCGGTTCCGGGTGCTGGCCTCCCCCACGGTGACCTTCTTCGAGCTGGAGACCGGTCACTGGCCGATGCTGTCCGCGCCCGGCCCGCTCGCCGAGGCACTGCTGGGGGCGGCGGCGGACGAGGGCGTGCGGCTCTCCGTACCGGAGACGGCGTCCCCCTTCGAGGGCGGGGGCTTCCTGCTCGACGTACCGGAGCGGCCGTCCGAGCGGCACGGACCGATCGACCTGTACCTCCCGGAGGCCGAGGGGCCGCGCCCGGCCGTGCTGTTCGTGCACGGCGGGCCGGTGTCGCCGGACCAGAAGCCGACGCCGCGGGACAGCGCCTTCTTCCAGGGGTACGGGCGTTACGTGGCGGGTCTCGGCGTCGTGGGCGTCACGCTCGACCACCGGCTGTACGGCCTCGCGGACTATCCGCACGCCGCCGGGGACCTGGCGCGGGCCCTTGAGCTGCTCCGGACGGACCCGCGGGTGGACCCGGACCGGATCGCGCTGTGGATCTTCTCCGGCGGCGGCCTGCTCGCGGCGGACTGGCTCGCGGCCCCGCCGCCGTGGCTGCGCTGCGTGGCGCTGAACTATCCGGTGCTCGCGCCGCTGTCCGACTGGCGCCAGGTGGACGCCCGCTTCCGTCCGGCGGAGGCGCTGACGGCGGCGAGCCCGCCGGTCGTGCTGACCCGGGCGGGCCTGGAGCATCCGCCGTTCCAGGAGACGGTCGACGCGTTCCTGGCGGTCGCGGAGCGCACGGGCGCGGAGGTGGAGCTGATCGACGTGCCGCTCGCCCACCACGGTTTCGAGGCGATCGACCACCTTCCCGAGACCCGGGAGGCGGTGACCAGGGCCGCCGCCTCGGTCGTACGGCATCTGACGGCGGGTCGCTGA
- a CDS encoding glycosyltransferase 87 family protein — translation MTRARRLPLPGPLAAPVAAPVLVTLFLLWLLAVSLVLLLRGDAHGPAFLAGYAGAWAVFAAAVGALRRVPRRQVVPLLLAGAVAVTATGLAAAPRTSTDSYRYAWDGRVQAAGISPYDHAPADPALDGLRDDWLFPGAAACGRGDSDLAPLDAGGCTRINRPAVHTIYPPVAEGWFLLVHELSPEGVRHKGLQAGAALLSLAVSGLLIGVLRRRGDPRGAALWAWCPAVPVEAVDNAHVDVLAVLLSVGALALVARRRHLTGGVLLGLAVAAKLLPAVLLPGALSGVRRPRTIAAVTLSAAAAVALAYLPYVLLSDGSVLGYLGGYAREEGYDDAGAGGRYALLRLVLPDAWALPAAMLGTAVVSVAVWWRGDPERPWHGALLTIGTAFLLLTPGYSWYALLLVALVALDGRWEWLGVAFAGAVAYLAGPVTGPVGGTLAYGAAAAAVTAQPLTAWVRQMLGLVSKRVRNQREKVAREEKPSRPAISVSGRSEPPT, via the coding sequence ATGACCCGCGCCCGCCGTCTCCCGCTCCCCGGCCCCCTCGCGGCCCCCGTCGCCGCCCCCGTCCTCGTCACTCTGTTTCTGCTCTGGCTCCTGGCCGTCTCGCTGGTCCTGCTGCTCCGCGGGGACGCCCACGGGCCCGCCTTCCTGGCCGGGTACGCGGGCGCGTGGGCGGTGTTCGCGGCGGCGGTGGGCGCCCTGCGCCGGGTCCCGCGCCGGCAGGTCGTACCGCTGCTGCTCGCGGGGGCGGTCGCGGTGACGGCGACGGGGCTCGCGGCGGCCCCGCGGACGAGCACCGACTCGTACCGTTACGCGTGGGACGGGCGCGTGCAGGCCGCCGGCATCTCCCCGTACGACCACGCGCCCGCGGACCCGGCGCTCGACGGGCTGCGCGACGACTGGCTCTTCCCCGGGGCCGCGGCCTGCGGGCGGGGCGACTCCGACCTGGCACCGCTCGACGCCGGCGGATGCACGCGGATCAACCGGCCGGCCGTGCACACGATCTATCCGCCCGTGGCGGAGGGCTGGTTCCTGCTCGTCCACGAGCTGTCCCCGGAGGGCGTGCGCCACAAGGGGCTGCAGGCGGGCGCGGCGCTGCTCTCGCTGGCCGTGAGCGGTCTCCTGATCGGCGTGTTGCGCCGGCGGGGCGATCCGCGCGGGGCCGCGCTGTGGGCGTGGTGCCCCGCGGTCCCCGTGGAGGCCGTCGACAACGCCCACGTCGACGTCCTCGCCGTGCTGCTCTCGGTCGGCGCGCTCGCGCTCGTGGCCCGCCGCCGTCATCTCACGGGCGGGGTGCTGCTGGGTCTGGCGGTCGCGGCCAAGCTGCTGCCCGCCGTGCTGCTGCCGGGCGCGCTGTCCGGCGTCCGGCGGCCCCGTACGATCGCGGCCGTCACGCTGTCCGCAGCGGCGGCCGTGGCGCTGGCCTACCTGCCGTACGTGCTGCTCTCCGACGGTTCCGTCCTCGGCTATCTGGGCGGCTACGCGCGGGAGGAGGGCTACGACGACGCGGGCGCGGGCGGGCGGTACGCCCTGCTGCGGCTGGTGCTGCCCGACGCGTGGGCGCTGCCCGCGGCGATGCTCGGGACGGCGGTGGTGTCGGTGGCGGTGTGGTGGCGCGGCGACCCCGAACGCCCCTGGCACGGAGCCCTGCTGACCATCGGCACCGCGTTCCTGCTGCTGACGCCGGGCTATTCCTGGTACGCACTGCTGCTCGTCGCCCTGGTCGCCCTGGACGGGCGCTGGGAGTGGCTCGGCGTCGCCTTCGCCGGCGCGGTGGCGTATCTCGCGGGCCCGGTCACCGGCCCGGTGGGCGGCACCCTCGCGTACGGGGCGGCGGCGGCCGCGGTGACGGCTCAGCCCCTGACCGCCTGGGTGCGCCAGATGCTGGGGCTGGTGTCGAAGCGGGTGCGGAACCAGCGGGAGAAGGTGGCGAGGGAGGAGAAGCCGAGCAGGCCGGCGATCTCGGTGAGCGGGCGGTCGGAGCCTCCCACGTAG
- a CDS encoding class I SAM-dependent methyltransferase, which translates to MTTTTTATTTAWRADPYTDALRTGRGPLFLRRHDGWLLPLEVERWCEAPDAADRSVLDRCRGTVLDIGCGPGRLVAALAAEGRRALGIDISPAAVARTARLGAAALCRSVFDPLPAEGRWDTALLIDGNMGIGGDPAALLRRLRQVVSRSGHVIAECAPVDVDECCDVRVDDGRGGRGTPFPWARVGVRALAAHARNAGWAVHEQWTVDGRPFLSLALQSSARSSTAGPR; encoded by the coding sequence TTGACCACCACGACCACGGCGACGACCACGGCGTGGCGGGCCGATCCGTACACCGACGCCCTGCGCACCGGCCGGGGGCCCCTCTTCCTCCGCCGCCACGACGGCTGGCTGCTGCCCCTGGAGGTCGAGCGCTGGTGCGAGGCGCCCGATGCCGCCGACCGCTCCGTGCTCGACCGCTGCCGCGGCACGGTCCTCGACATCGGCTGCGGGCCGGGACGGCTCGTCGCCGCACTGGCCGCCGAGGGCCGGCGGGCCCTCGGCATCGACATCAGCCCGGCGGCGGTGGCCCGCACCGCGCGGCTCGGCGCCGCGGCGCTGTGCCGGTCGGTCTTCGACCCGCTGCCCGCAGAGGGGCGCTGGGACACGGCGCTGCTGATCGACGGCAACATGGGCATCGGCGGCGACCCGGCCGCGCTGCTGCGCAGACTGCGCCAGGTCGTGTCGCGCTCCGGGCACGTCATCGCCGAGTGCGCGCCCGTCGACGTCGACGAGTGCTGCGACGTACGCGTCGACGACGGCCGGGGCGGACGGGGAACGCCGTTCCCCTGGGCCCGGGTGGGCGTCCGCGCCCTGGCCGCGCACGCGCGGAACGCGGGCTGGGCCGTCCACGAACAGTGGACCGTGGACGGGCGCCCCTTCCTGTCCCTCGCGCTTCAGTCCTCCGCTCGGTCCTCGACGGCGGGACCCCGCTGA
- a CDS encoding DUF2064 domain-containing protein translates to MTTLLVIAKQPLPGRVKTRLTPPFTPDQAAALAEAALADTLTAAARVPADRHVLVLDGEPGPWLPPGFQVVPQVAGGLDARLAAAFAACAGPALLIGMDTPQVTPARLAPALSWDAYDAWFGPAADGGFWALGLARPDPSLLLGVPMSRPDTGAVQYARLRKAGLRVGRLPVLRDVDTASDARQVAAAAPGTRFAARYAESTAATAGAVR, encoded by the coding sequence GTGACCACCCTTCTCGTCATCGCGAAGCAGCCCCTGCCGGGCCGGGTGAAGACCCGGCTCACTCCCCCGTTCACGCCCGACCAGGCCGCGGCGCTCGCCGAGGCGGCCCTCGCCGACACGCTGACCGCGGCCGCCCGCGTACCGGCGGACCGGCATGTCCTCGTGCTCGACGGGGAGCCCGGCCCCTGGCTGCCGCCGGGGTTCCAGGTCGTCCCCCAGGTCGCGGGCGGGCTCGACGCACGGCTGGCGGCCGCGTTCGCCGCCTGCGCCGGGCCGGCCCTGCTCATCGGCATGGACACCCCACAGGTCACCCCCGCACGGCTCGCCCCGGCCCTGAGCTGGGACGCGTACGACGCCTGGTTCGGTCCGGCGGCCGACGGCGGCTTCTGGGCCCTCGGCCTCGCCCGCCCCGACCCTTCCCTGCTGCTCGGCGTGCCCATGTCCCGGCCGGACACCGGCGCCGTGCAGTACGCCCGGCTGCGGAAGGCCGGGCTGCGCGTCGGCCGGCTGCCGGTGCTGCGGGACGTGGACACCGCGTCGGACGCCCGGCAGGTGGCGGCCGCCGCGCCCGGCACCCGTTTCGCCGCCCGGTACGCCGAGTCGACCGCCGCGACGGCGGGAGCCGTCCGTTGA
- a CDS encoding molybdopterin-dependent oxidoreductase: protein MTFRKPRLPRSPGLPHLPRLPHLPRPAFRLPAVRPPAFTGRLHDARTATAVGRWLGAAFAVCFATGLVSHYLQQPPDWLADRLPARPVWGYALTQGLHVGTGLAAIVLLLVKLWAVYPRLFAWPPVRSVRHALERLSVAVLVAAAVFEVLTGLLNIVEWYPWPFGFVPVHFAVAWVVTGALLLHIAVKAPEIRDHWGRRSAGTRALPAEDAVDRRSLLLATGAAVGVITLTTVGQSFTPLKALDLLAPRHPDHGPQGLPVNRTATAAGVTARGLAGWRLEVAGPRPYVLTLDALRAMARDRARLPIACVEGWSVDADWGGVRVRDLVERAGGRPGRDGVRVTSLEVSGAYRVMEMGAEYADDPLTLLALTLNGQPLSLDHGFPARIIAPGRPGVLQTKWVHRLEVL, encoded by the coding sequence ATGACCTTCCGCAAGCCCAGGCTGCCGCGCTCGCCCGGCCTGCCGCACCTGCCGCGCCTGCCTCACCTGCCGCGCCCCGCGTTCCGGCTCCCGGCCGTCCGGCCGCCCGCCTTCACCGGGCGGCTGCACGACGCCAGGACCGCGACGGCCGTCGGCCGGTGGCTCGGCGCGGCCTTCGCCGTCTGCTTCGCGACCGGCCTGGTCAGCCACTACCTCCAGCAGCCGCCCGACTGGCTCGCCGACCGGCTGCCCGCCCGGCCGGTGTGGGGCTACGCGCTCACCCAGGGCCTGCACGTCGGCACCGGACTCGCGGCGATCGTGCTGCTCCTCGTCAAGCTGTGGGCGGTGTACCCCCGGCTGTTCGCATGGCCGCCGGTGCGGTCCGTGCGGCACGCCCTGGAGCGCCTGTCCGTCGCCGTCCTGGTGGCCGCCGCCGTCTTCGAGGTGCTCACCGGACTGCTCAACATCGTCGAGTGGTATCCGTGGCCCTTCGGCTTCGTCCCCGTCCACTTCGCCGTCGCCTGGGTGGTCACCGGCGCGCTCCTGCTGCACATCGCGGTCAAGGCCCCCGAGATCAGGGACCATTGGGGCCGCCGCTCGGCCGGGACGCGCGCCCTGCCGGCCGAGGACGCGGTCGACCGACGCTCGCTGCTGCTCGCCACGGGCGCGGCCGTCGGCGTGATCACGCTGACGACGGTCGGCCAGTCCTTCACCCCGCTGAAGGCGCTCGACCTGCTCGCGCCCCGGCACCCCGACCACGGCCCGCAGGGGCTGCCCGTCAACCGGACCGCCACCGCGGCCGGTGTCACGGCGCGCGGACTGGCCGGGTGGCGCCTCGAAGTCGCCGGGCCCCGCCCGTACGTCCTCACGCTCGACGCCCTGCGGGCGATGGCGCGGGACAGGGCCCGGCTGCCGATCGCATGTGTCGAGGGCTGGAGCGTCGACGCGGACTGGGGCGGGGTACGGGTACGGGACCTGGTCGAGCGGGCCGGCGGGCGGCCGGGCCGGGACGGGGTTCGGGTGACCTCGCTCGAAGTGAGCGGCGCCTACCGGGTGATGGAGATGGGCGCGGAGTACGCGGACGACCCGCTCACCCTGCTCGCCCTGACCCTGAACGGGCAGCCCCTCTCGCTCGACCACGGCTTCCCGGCCCGGATCATCGCCCCCGGCCGGCCCGGGGTCCTGCAGACCAAGTGGGTGCACCGGCTGGAGGTGTTGTGA
- a CDS encoding response regulator: MDDDPTVAEVVTGYLDRSGFAVEHAADGPEALLRAGERWPDLVLLDLMLPGLDGLEVCRRLRETGPVPVIMLTARGDEEDRITGLEVGADDYVTKPFSPRELVLRVESVLRRSRAATGPAAPRPVLRAAGLTVDPVTRRATREGHELALTLREFDLLAYLLEHPGAAHTREELMRQVWGWDFGDLSTVTVHVRRLRAKIEDDPARPRLIRTVWGVGYRFEPEGTDGGVVS, translated from the coding sequence GTGGACGACGATCCGACCGTGGCCGAGGTGGTGACCGGCTACCTCGACCGGTCCGGGTTCGCGGTGGAGCACGCGGCCGACGGCCCCGAGGCCCTGCTGCGTGCCGGTGAGCGGTGGCCGGACCTCGTGCTCCTCGACCTCATGCTGCCGGGCCTGGACGGCCTGGAGGTGTGCCGCAGGCTGCGGGAGACCGGGCCTGTTCCGGTGATCATGCTGACCGCGCGCGGCGACGAGGAGGACCGGATCACCGGCCTGGAGGTCGGCGCGGACGACTACGTCACCAAGCCGTTCAGCCCGCGCGAGCTGGTGCTGCGGGTCGAGTCCGTGCTGCGCCGCAGCCGCGCGGCCACCGGACCGGCGGCTCCCCGGCCGGTCCTGCGCGCCGCCGGCCTCACCGTCGACCCGGTCACCCGCCGGGCCACCCGGGAGGGGCATGAACTCGCTCTCACCCTCAGGGAGTTCGACCTCCTCGCGTATCTTCTGGAGCACCCCGGAGCCGCGCACACCAGGGAGGAACTGATGCGGCAGGTGTGGGGCTGGGACTTCGGCGACCTGTCCACGGTCACGGTCCACGTCCGGCGCCTGCGCGCCAAGATCGAGGACGACCCGGCCAGGCCCCGGCTGATCCGGACGGTGTGGGGCGTCGGCTACCGCTTCGAGCCGGAGGGCACGGACGGGGGCGTGGTGTCATGA
- a CDS encoding cytochrome b/b6 domain-containing protein yields the protein MRRLPDSASDFESGSDPESGSESRSGPGPGPGRLLRFARPVRWAHRTTAALMLTCLATAACLYVTPLAELVGRRRLVVTVHVWCGLALPVPLLLGLLFRALRADAARLSRFTPLDRAWLRAVRSRDPYRPAGKFNAGQKLYAQWTLGTMLVLVGTGLLMWLTHLAPPSVRTGATFVHDWLAAAVAVVAAGHIRMAARDPEARLGMRTGLVDRDWAAREHPYWRRERRALTEK from the coding sequence ATGCGCCGACTGCCTGACTCCGCCTCCGACTTCGAATCCGGCTCCGACCCCGAATCCGGCTCCGAATCCCGCTCTGGCCCCGGCCCCGGCCCCGGCCGTCTGCTGCGCTTCGCCCGCCCCGTGCGCTGGGCGCATCGCACCACCGCGGCGCTGATGCTGACCTGCCTGGCCACCGCCGCCTGTCTGTACGTGACGCCCCTGGCCGAACTGGTCGGGCGCCGCCGGCTTGTCGTGACCGTGCACGTGTGGTGCGGTCTCGCCCTGCCCGTACCCCTGCTGCTCGGACTGCTCTTCCGGGCGCTGCGCGCGGACGCGGCCCGGCTCAGCCGGTTCACCCCGCTCGACCGGGCGTGGCTGCGGGCGGTGCGGTCCCGTGATCCGTACCGCCCGGCGGGGAAGTTCAACGCCGGGCAGAAGCTGTATGCGCAGTGGACGCTCGGGACGATGCTCGTGCTCGTCGGTACCGGGCTGCTGATGTGGCTCACCCACCTCGCGCCGCCGTCGGTGCGGACGGGTGCGACGTTCGTCCACGACTGGCTCGCCGCGGCCGTCGCCGTGGTGGCGGCCGGGCACATCCGGATGGCGGCGCGGGATCCGGAGGCCCGGCTCGGGATGCGCACCGGTCTGGTGGACCGCGACTGGGCCGCGCGGGAGCACCCGTACTGGAGACGGGAACGGCGAGCTCTTACGGAAAAGTGA
- a CDS encoding molybdopterin-dependent oxidoreductase — protein sequence MNSTDEHPRGTPVGRRVVLGLLGLGAAGVAAGPYLQQAQSAVAAKDPTGLTALLPGGGGFRYYSVVSSVPARTERTYALTVDGLVDRPARYRLADLRAMPQRRIVRDVQCVTGWRVPDTPFEGVSLAHLLDVAGVRAGAGAVRFTCFDGTYTESLTLDQARRDDVLLALRMQDAPVSHAHGGPVRLYVAPMYFYKSAKWLSGITVTPTVRPGYWERYGYDVDAWVGRSNGRDDAPTA from the coding sequence GTGAACAGCACAGACGAACACCCCCGAGGCACCCCCGTGGGCCGCCGCGTCGTCCTCGGTCTGCTCGGGCTCGGCGCCGCCGGCGTCGCGGCGGGACCGTACCTCCAGCAGGCCCAGAGCGCCGTCGCCGCCAAGGATCCGACCGGGCTGACCGCGCTGCTGCCGGGCGGCGGCGGCTTCCGCTACTACTCCGTGGTCTCCTCGGTGCCGGCCCGCACCGAGCGGACCTACGCGCTGACGGTGGACGGCCTGGTCGACCGGCCGGCCCGCTACCGCCTGGCCGACCTGCGGGCCATGCCGCAGCGCCGCATCGTGCGGGACGTGCAGTGTGTGACCGGCTGGCGGGTGCCGGACACACCGTTCGAGGGCGTCTCCCTCGCGCACCTCCTGGACGTCGCGGGGGTCCGGGCGGGGGCCGGCGCGGTGCGGTTCACCTGCTTCGACGGCACGTACACCGAGAGCCTCACGCTCGATCAGGCGCGCCGTGACGACGTCCTGCTGGCGCTGCGGATGCAGGACGCCCCGGTCTCCCATGCCCACGGCGGGCCGGTACGGCTGTATGTGGCGCCGATGTACTTCTACAAGTCCGCCAAGTGGCTGTCGGGCATCACCGTCACCCCGACGGTGCGGCCGGGCTACTGGGAGCGGTACGGCTACGACGTCGACGCCTGGGTCGGCCGGTCGAACGGGCGGGACGATGCGCCGACTGCCTGA
- a CDS encoding sensor histidine kinase produces the protein MKDLLLIAVFALAGAVCAGLGGALVLRLVRRRSVAVSLTVVAAVTVTAMLAGTLAVAQAMFLSAHDLWVVTVVVAMAALVSLGTALVLGRWVVARSRALARAARDFGDGGSFAAPDGAATAELAALTRELAATSAKLDASRRRERSLEASRRELVAWISHDLRTPLAGLRAMAEALEDGMAADPARYHRQIRTEVERLTTMVTDLFELSRIHAGALAISPSRMSVYDLVGDALSGADPLAREHGVRLVGEEVEAVPVEVDGKEMTRVLANLLVNAIRHTPADGTVAVAAERRAGAVVLSVTDGCGGIADDDLPRVFDTGWRGTEARTPPGGAGLGLAIVRGIVEAHAGRTEVHNVPGGCRFEVTLPAAPH, from the coding sequence ATGAAGGACCTCCTGCTGATCGCGGTGTTCGCCCTGGCCGGGGCCGTGTGCGCCGGGCTCGGCGGAGCGCTGGTGCTCCGCCTCGTACGGCGCCGCTCGGTCGCGGTCTCCCTGACCGTGGTCGCGGCCGTCACGGTGACCGCGATGCTCGCCGGGACGCTCGCGGTCGCCCAGGCGATGTTCCTGTCCGCGCACGACCTGTGGGTGGTGACCGTCGTCGTGGCCATGGCGGCGCTCGTCTCGCTCGGCACCGCCCTGGTCTTGGGCCGCTGGGTGGTGGCCCGCAGCCGGGCCCTCGCCCGCGCCGCGCGCGACTTCGGCGACGGCGGCAGCTTCGCTGCCCCGGACGGCGCCGCCACCGCCGAACTCGCCGCGCTCACCCGGGAACTGGCCGCCACCAGCGCGAAGCTGGACGCCTCCCGGCGCCGTGAGCGCTCGCTCGAGGCCTCCCGCCGGGAACTCGTCGCGTGGATCTCCCACGACCTGCGCACCCCGCTGGCGGGACTGCGGGCCATGGCCGAGGCCCTGGAGGACGGCATGGCCGCCGACCCCGCCCGCTACCACCGGCAGATCCGCACCGAGGTCGAGCGCCTCACGACCATGGTCACCGACCTCTTCGAGCTCTCCCGCATCCACGCCGGCGCGCTGGCCATCAGCCCGAGCCGCATGTCCGTGTACGACCTCGTGGGCGACGCCCTGAGCGGCGCCGACCCGCTCGCCCGCGAGCACGGGGTGCGTCTGGTGGGGGAGGAGGTCGAAGCGGTGCCCGTCGAGGTGGACGGCAAGGAGATGACCCGGGTCCTCGCGAACCTGCTCGTCAACGCCATCCGCCACACACCGGCCGACGGCACGGTCGCGGTGGCGGCCGAACGGCGTGCCGGCGCCGTCGTCCTGTCCGTCACCGACGGCTGCGGCGGCATCGCCGACGACGACCTGCCCCGCGTCTTCGACACCGGCTGGCGCGGCACCGAGGCCCGCACCCCACCGGGCGGCGCCGGCCTCGGCCTCGCCATCGTCCGCGGCATCGTCGAGGCCCACGCGGGCCGCACCGAGGTCCACAACGTCCCCGGCGGCTGCCGCTTCGAGGTCACCCTCCCGGCCGCGCCGCACTGA